The proteins below are encoded in one region of Casimicrobium huifangae:
- a CDS encoding SDR family oxidoreductase, translated as MTYFVTGASGFIGKRLVRKLLARKNSTVYFLIRAESKKKVDKLLAFWGEDAAKRCIPVVGDLAKPFLGVHPNDRAKLKGKIKHFFHLAAVYDMTASAEDNHTANVLGTEHAVALANEIKAGLFHHMSSIAVAGNYEGVFREDMFDEAKDYLDHPYMQTKHESEAYVREHCTMPWRAYRPAIVLGDSKTGEIDKIDGPYYFFKLLQRMRSMLPPWMPTIGIEGGRVNMVPVDFVVDATDHIAHSADKTLNKRAFHLTDPAPLRIGDSLNIFARAAHAPQMTMRINAALFGFIPQSVMKGMMALPPVRRIKNAVMKDLGIPDDVLGFINYPVRFDCRDTLKALEGTKIAVPELDTYAARLWDYWERNLDPDLFIDRTLKGQVEGKVILITGGTSGIGQATALKIAEAGSAKAVIVCGRDQEKIDETLKLAKKRGVKIVAYSADVSDEVGCAEFAKKLHENHGGVDILVNNAGRSIRRALEHSYDRFHDFERTMQVNYFGALRITMALLPHMSAQKRGHVINISSIGVLTNAPRFSAYVASKAALDAWTRCASSEYSDRGISFTTINMPLVKTPMIAPTKIYNNVPTLEPDEAADMIIRAIVYKPVRIATRLGVFGQVLHAFAPRIAQIVMNTSFRMFGDSDAAKGKKNEVVGPSADQLALSNLMRGIHF; from the coding sequence ATGACTTACTTCGTTACCGGCGCATCCGGGTTCATTGGCAAACGACTGGTGCGCAAGCTGCTGGCGCGCAAGAACAGCACGGTCTACTTTCTGATCCGCGCCGAGAGCAAGAAGAAAGTCGACAAGCTGCTCGCCTTCTGGGGTGAAGACGCGGCCAAACGCTGCATCCCGGTGGTCGGTGATCTGGCCAAGCCCTTTCTCGGTGTGCACCCCAATGACCGCGCCAAACTGAAAGGCAAGATCAAGCACTTCTTCCATCTTGCGGCGGTGTACGACATGACCGCGAGCGCAGAGGACAATCACACCGCCAATGTGCTCGGCACCGAGCACGCTGTCGCGCTGGCCAATGAGATCAAGGCCGGGCTGTTCCACCACATGAGTTCCATCGCGGTGGCTGGCAACTATGAGGGCGTGTTCCGCGAGGACATGTTCGACGAGGCGAAGGACTACCTCGATCACCCCTACATGCAGACCAAGCACGAGAGCGAGGCTTACGTGCGCGAGCACTGCACGATGCCGTGGCGTGCCTATCGTCCGGCCATCGTGCTCGGCGATTCGAAGACTGGCGAGATCGACAAGATTGACGGGCCGTACTACTTCTTCAAGCTGCTGCAACGCATGCGCTCGATGCTGCCGCCGTGGATGCCCACCATCGGCATTGAGGGTGGCCGCGTCAACATGGTGCCGGTGGATTTCGTCGTCGACGCCACCGACCACATCGCGCACAGCGCCGACAAGACACTCAACAAACGCGCCTTCCACCTGACCGATCCGGCGCCACTGCGCATCGGCGATTCGCTCAACATCTTCGCCCGCGCTGCGCACGCGCCGCAGATGACCATGCGCATCAACGCTGCGCTGTTCGGCTTCATTCCGCAGAGCGTGATGAAAGGCATGATGGCGCTGCCACCCGTGCGGCGCATCAAGAACGCGGTGATGAAGGATCTCGGCATCCCCGATGACGTGCTCGGCTTCATCAACTACCCGGTCCGCTTTGATTGCCGCGACACGCTGAAGGCGCTGGAGGGCACCAAGATCGCCGTGCCGGAACTCGACACTTATGCGGCCAGGCTGTGGGATTACTGGGAGCGCAACCTCGATCCCGATCTCTTTATCGATCGCACGCTGAAGGGACAGGTCGAAGGCAAGGTCATCCTGATCACCGGCGGCACCTCGGGCATCGGCCAGGCAACAGCGCTGAAGATCGCGGAAGCGGGCAGTGCGAAGGCAGTGATCGTCTGCGGTCGCGACCAGGAGAAGATTGACGAAACCCTGAAGCTGGCGAAGAAGCGCGGCGTCAAGATCGTTGCTTACTCTGCCGACGTGTCCGATGAAGTGGGTTGTGCCGAATTCGCGAAGAAGCTGCACGAGAACCACGGCGGCGTCGATATCCTGGTCAACAACGCGGGCCGCTCCATTCGTCGCGCGCTGGAGCACAGTTATGACCGCTTCCATGACTTCGAGCGCACGATGCAGGTCAACTACTTCGGCGCGTTGCGTATCACCATGGCGCTGCTACCGCACATGAGCGCGCAGAAGCGTGGCCACGTCATCAACATCAGCTCGATCGGTGTGCTGACCAATGCGCCCCGCTTCTCGGCTTACGTCGCCTCGAAGGCAGCGCTGGATGCGTGGACGCGCTGCGCCTCGTCGGAATACTCCGATCGCGGCATCAGCTTCACCACCATCAACATGCCGCTGGTGAAGACCCCGATGATCGCGCCGACCAAGATCTACAACAACGTGCCGACGCTGGAGCCCGACGAGGCCGCCGACATGATCATCCGCGCCATCGTCTACAAGCCGGTACGCATCGCCACCCGCCTTGGCGTGTTCGGGCAGGTGCTGCATGCGTTTGCGCCCCGTATTGCGCAAATCGTGATGAACACCAGCTTCCGCATGTTCGGCGACAGTGACGCGGCGAAGGGCAAAAAGAATGAAGTGGTGGGACCGTCCGCCGATCAGCTCGCATTGTCGAACCTGATGCGCGGCATTCACTTCTGA
- a CDS encoding phasin family protein codes for MVKKFSKASAAAGTADSNLLGTVKESSSQIWLAGLGAFAKAQEEGSKVFEALVKEGAGLQKKFRQFADAQVSDVTNEVSGKITEATSKAAGAWDRLETVFEERVGRAVGRLGVPTKADIQKLTERVEELTKQVQKLNGGKAAPAVAAAAKKPAARKPAAKKAA; via the coding sequence ATGGTCAAGAAATTCAGCAAAGCCTCCGCCGCAGCGGGCACGGCCGACAGCAATCTGCTCGGTACCGTGAAGGAATCTTCCAGCCAGATCTGGCTGGCCGGTCTCGGTGCGTTTGCCAAAGCTCAGGAAGAAGGTAGCAAAGTGTTTGAAGCACTCGTCAAAGAAGGCGCAGGCCTGCAGAAGAAATTCCGTCAATTCGCCGATGCACAGGTCAGCGACGTGACCAACGAAGTGTCGGGCAAGATCACCGAAGCCACCAGCAAGGCGGCTGGCGCGTGGGATCGCCTGGAGACCGTGTTTGAAGAGCGCGTTGGCCGCGCCGTGGGCCGCCTGGGCGTGCCCACCAAGGCCGACATCCAGAAGCTCACCGAGCGCGTGGAAGAGCTGACCAAGCAGGTACAAAAGCTCAACGGCGGCAAGGCTGCACCGGCAGTTGCCGCTGCGGCCAAGAAGCCTGCAGCGCGCAAGCCGGCCGCGAAGAAGGCGGCCTAA
- a CDS encoding patatin-like phospholipase family protein yields MTQQTSSDRPPIALALAGGGPLGAVYEVGALAALHDALPTLDFTRLHSYVGVSAGAFVTAGLANGITPREMVQLFIENEGEDGDALSPGVFMRPALREYASRVANLPGAVMAALWASAKSLRPSRALSELQRLAAAIPTGLFDNRAIERAMRELLSKPGRSNDFRELPARLFLIATDLDSGETVEFGAKGMDHVPISQAVQASAALPGMYTPVKIGARHYVDGALNKTLHASSALDAGAKLVICVNPLVPFNSTVARHAQSHLVEKGLPTVLSQTFRALIHSRLEKSLSSYANTYRDARLIVLEPSKGDADLFFSNLFSYSNRRRLAEHAYQHTREQLLARADVLAKEFAHYGVKLNLHALRDPHRRLLPTARHVSRGNTGVVMSQLTHALDDLELALVERG; encoded by the coding sequence ATGACGCAGCAAACCTCTTCTGATCGCCCCCCCATTGCACTGGCGCTCGCCGGTGGCGGGCCGCTGGGGGCTGTGTATGAGGTGGGCGCGCTGGCGGCGCTGCATGATGCGCTGCCGACGCTCGACTTCACGCGGCTGCATTCCTATGTGGGCGTCAGCGCCGGTGCCTTCGTCACCGCCGGGCTCGCCAACGGCATCACGCCGCGCGAGATGGTGCAGCTTTTCATCGAGAACGAGGGTGAAGACGGCGACGCGCTGTCACCCGGTGTGTTCATGCGCCCTGCGCTGCGCGAGTACGCCTCGCGCGTGGCGAACCTGCCCGGCGCGGTGATGGCGGCATTGTGGGCCAGTGCGAAGTCACTGCGACCGAGCCGCGCACTGTCCGAGCTGCAGCGCCTGGCTGCTGCGATCCCGACCGGGCTATTCGACAATCGCGCCATCGAGCGCGCCATGCGCGAGCTGCTCAGCAAACCCGGTCGCAGCAACGATTTTCGTGAACTGCCGGCGCGCCTGTTCCTGATCGCGACCGATCTCGATTCCGGCGAGACGGTTGAGTTTGGTGCCAAAGGCATGGACCACGTGCCGATTTCACAGGCGGTGCAGGCGAGCGCAGCGCTGCCCGGCATGTACACGCCGGTGAAGATCGGTGCCAGGCATTACGTCGATGGCGCGTTGAACAAGACGCTGCATGCATCCAGCGCGCTCGACGCCGGCGCCAAACTGGTCATCTGCGTCAATCCGCTGGTGCCCTTCAACAGCACGGTGGCTAGACACGCGCAGTCGCATCTGGTCGAGAAGGGCCTGCCGACGGTGCTGTCGCAAACTTTCCGGGCGTTGATTCATTCACGGCTGGAGAAGAGCCTTTCCAGCTATGCGAACACCTACCGCGATGCGCGGCTGATTGTGCTGGAGCCGTCGAAGGGCGACGCCGACCTGTTTTTCTCCAATCTGTTCAGCTACAGCAACCGCCGCCGCCTCGCTGAGCACGCCTATCAGCACACGCGTGAGCAATTGCTGGCCCGTGCCGACGTGCTCGCGAAGGAGTTCGCGCACTATGGCGTCAAGCTCAACCTGCACGCGCTGCGCGATCCGCACCGCCGGCTGCTGCCCACGGCGCGGCATGTGTCGCGCGGCAACACCGGTGTCGTCATGTCGCAGCTGACCCATGCGCTGGATGATCTGGAGCTTGCGCTGGTTGAGCGAGGCTAA
- a CDS encoding MFS transporter: MSNTASRYAVWMILLAAAGTFALTMGTRQTMGLFLSDVNSATGLGIANISLAFAFGQLWWGLTQPFAGAFADRVGAGRVLLIGVSLVALGTILTPLMTSTAGLVFAIGVLAAGGAGMAGPSVLMAATTRMLPAERRGMATGIVNAGGSFGQFIMAPVAAGLTAALGWMTSMQVLGLIVLLALPAAWVLRGNSSAAATSAPAGVAGGPAPAREGTRAAITRALADPSYRLLACGFFVCGFHVAFLATHLPNVVAMCGLPPSVSAWSLGLLGLFNIVGSLTMGWAVGRWRMKSLLSLVYAARAVAVLVFLLSPKTATTMLIFAAVMGLTYLSTVPPTAGLVAKFFGPANMATLFGIVMLSHQIGGFTGAWLGGKVFTMTGSYDTIWIIDILLAVGAALVHMPIKEAALPPKVQPA; encoded by the coding sequence ATGAGTAACACCGCATCCCGATACGCCGTCTGGATGATTCTGCTTGCTGCCGCAGGCACTTTTGCACTGACGATGGGCACCCGGCAGACGATGGGTCTCTTTCTGTCCGACGTCAACTCCGCCACCGGCCTGGGCATCGCCAACATCAGCCTGGCCTTTGCCTTTGGCCAGCTCTGGTGGGGGCTCACGCAGCCCTTCGCCGGTGCGTTCGCCGACCGCGTCGGTGCCGGACGCGTGCTGTTGATCGGCGTGAGTCTGGTCGCGCTCGGCACCATCCTGACGCCACTGATGACCAGCACCGCCGGGCTCGTGTTTGCAATCGGCGTGCTCGCTGCGGGCGGCGCCGGCATGGCCGGGCCTTCCGTGCTGATGGCAGCGACGACACGCATGCTGCCAGCAGAAAGACGCGGAATGGCAACCGGCATTGTCAACGCTGGCGGTTCATTCGGGCAGTTCATCATGGCGCCAGTCGCCGCGGGCCTCACCGCCGCGCTGGGCTGGATGACATCGATGCAGGTGCTCGGGCTGATCGTGCTGCTGGCGCTTCCGGCAGCGTGGGTGTTGCGTGGCAACTCGTCAGCTGCAGCGACCTCGGCACCCGCGGGTGTCGCAGGCGGCCCTGCGCCCGCGCGCGAAGGCACGCGTGCTGCGATCACCCGCGCACTTGCTGATCCGAGCTACCGGCTGCTCGCCTGCGGTTTTTTCGTCTGCGGCTTCCACGTGGCCTTCCTCGCAACGCACTTGCCGAATGTGGTGGCGATGTGCGGCCTGCCGCCTTCGGTGAGCGCGTGGTCGCTTGGATTGCTCGGGCTGTTCAACATCGTCGGCAGCCTCACGATGGGCTGGGCGGTGGGCCGCTGGCGGATGAAGTCGCTGTTGTCGCTGGTCTACGCCGCGCGCGCCGTCGCGGTGCTGGTGTTCCTGCTGTCGCCCAAGACGGCGACGACGATGCTCATCTTCGCCGCCGTCATGGGGCTCACCTACCTGTCAACGGTGCCGCCCACGGCAGGTCTGGTTGCCAAGTTCTTCGGCCCCGCCAACATGGCCACCCTGTTCGGCATCGTCATGCTGTCGCACCAGATCGGCGGCTTCACCGGTGCGTGGCTGGGCGGCAAGGTCTTCACCATGACTGGCAGCTACGACACCATCTGGATCATCGACATCCTGCTCGCCGTCGGCGCCGCGCTGGTGCACATGCCGATCAAGGAGGCGGCGTTGCCGCCGAAGGTGCAGCCGGCGTAG
- the ubiE gene encoding bifunctional demethylmenaquinone methyltransferase/2-methoxy-6-polyprenyl-1,4-benzoquinol methylase UbiE: MTEAAGNTDFADGTTHFGYQTVPEHEKQRKVRDVFDSVARKYDIMNDAMSGGLHRVWKRFAVAQLHLRPGERVLDLASGTGDLIRLMSREVGSKGFVLHTDINAAMLEVGRDHLLDQGVVAPTAQCNAECLPFADKSFDAVTIAFGLRNVTHKDRALAEMRRVLKVGGRALVLEFSRPNALLKGPYDWYSFNVLPKLGASIAGDAESYQYLAESIRMHPPQEELKTMFETAGFRRVEYFNLTGGIVAVHRGYRMG; this comes from the coding sequence GTGACTGAAGCAGCGGGCAACACCGATTTCGCCGACGGCACCACCCACTTCGGCTATCAGACCGTCCCCGAGCACGAAAAGCAGCGCAAGGTGCGCGACGTGTTCGATTCCGTCGCCCGCAAATACGACATCATGAACGACGCGATGTCGGGCGGCCTGCACCGCGTCTGGAAGCGCTTCGCCGTGGCCCAGCTGCACCTGCGCCCGGGCGAGCGCGTGCTTGATCTTGCCAGCGGCACCGGTGACCTGATTCGCCTGATGAGTCGCGAGGTCGGCAGCAAGGGCTTTGTGCTGCATACCGATATCAACGCCGCGATGCTGGAGGTGGGCCGCGATCACCTGCTCGATCAAGGCGTCGTGGCGCCAACGGCCCAATGCAATGCCGAGTGCCTGCCGTTTGCCGACAAAAGCTTCGACGCCGTGACCATCGCGTTTGGTCTGCGCAACGTGACCCACAAGGATCGCGCGCTGGCCGAGATGCGCCGCGTGCTAAAGGTGGGTGGCCGCGCCCTGGTGCTTGAGTTCTCGCGCCCGAACGCGCTGCTCAAGGGGCCGTACGACTGGTACTCGTTCAACGTGCTGCCCAAGCTGGGCGCCAGCATTGCCGGCGACGCCGAGAGCTACCAGTATCTCGCCGAGAGCATCCGCATGCACCCGCCGCAGGAGGAACTGAAGACGATGTTCGAGACGGCAGGTTTCCGTCGGGTCGAATACTTCAATCTGACGGGTGGCATCGTCGCGGTTCACCGCGGCTACCGGATGGGATAA
- a CDS encoding Tim44 domain-containing protein: protein MLKSLSTVIVAATVAFGAVEADAKKFGGGKSVGAQRSAPTQSAGPTATSTPAAAPASAATAAPAAAGAAGAAAAAAKPSLMSRMAGPLAGIAAGIGLGYLFSKMGAGGFLGLLLIVGIAVVALIWFARSAARRGQPAAAGAGAGGSNFDAAPQSQPTQYAGAGAAAGAAAPVMASGLGGGFGIPAGFDKAGFEDNAKKQFMTLQGANDKGDLDGVRNFVTDELYNEIAKDVISGNKESTLVDELHAELLGIETERNQYWASVQFSGKMREDGMVMASPFREIWNLVKPVDGSKGWLVAGIQQA, encoded by the coding sequence ATGCTCAAATCCCTATCCACCGTAATCGTTGCCGCGACGGTCGCCTTCGGTGCCGTCGAGGCAGACGCCAAAAAGTTTGGTGGCGGCAAATCGGTCGGTGCGCAACGTAGCGCGCCCACGCAATCGGCCGGCCCCACGGCTACGTCAACTCCCGCCGCAGCGCCCGCCAGTGCGGCCACGGCAGCTCCCGCTGCGGCTGGCGCCGCCGGTGCAGCCGCAGCAGCCGCTAAGCCAAGCCTGATGTCGCGCATGGCTGGGCCGCTGGCTGGCATCGCTGCCGGCATCGGTCTCGGTTATCTGTTCTCGAAGATGGGCGCCGGCGGCTTCCTCGGTTTGCTGCTGATCGTCGGCATCGCCGTCGTGGCGCTGATCTGGTTTGCGCGTAGCGCCGCACGTCGCGGGCAACCGGCCGCCGCTGGCGCGGGTGCAGGCGGGTCGAATTTCGACGCCGCACCGCAATCACAGCCAACGCAATACGCCGGCGCTGGCGCAGCGGCCGGCGCTGCGGCCCCGGTGATGGCCAGTGGCTTGGGCGGTGGCTTCGGTATCCCGGCCGGGTTCGACAAGGCCGGGTTCGAGGACAACGCCAAAAAGCAGTTCATGACGCTGCAGGGCGCCAACGACAAGGGCGACCTCGACGGTGTGCGCAACTTCGTCACCGACGAGCTCTACAACGAGATCGCGAAGGACGTCATCAGCGGCAACAAGGAATCCACTCTGGTGGACGAATTGCACGCTGAACTGCTTGGCATCGAGACCGAGCGCAACCAGTACTGGGCCAGCGTGCAGTTCAGTGGCAAGATGCGCGAAGACGGCATGGTCATGGCTTCACCTTTCCGCGAAATCTGGAACCTGGTCAAGCCGGTGGATGGCAGCAAGGGCTGGCTGGTCGCCGGCATCCAGCAGGCCTGA
- a CDS encoding MarR family winged helix-turn-helix transcriptional regulator, whose product MTTDQPRGCTNFKLRQLLRRVSLVYDHAMAECGLKITQYSLLTHVDRLGPITQADLARAMAMDSSTLSRNLKPLQTAGWVAVRAGDDARSNALALTAAGRRKRSEAQGLWKKAQLQLNDTVGVDDVIALHALIDRMSEALANDTTDDRNAA is encoded by the coding sequence ATGACGACAGACCAGCCTCGCGGCTGCACCAATTTCAAGTTGCGGCAACTGCTGCGGCGAGTTTCGCTGGTGTATGACCACGCGATGGCGGAGTGCGGGCTGAAAATCACCCAGTATTCGCTGCTGACCCATGTTGATCGCCTCGGGCCGATCACGCAGGCCGATCTGGCGCGGGCGATGGCGATGGATTCGTCCACCCTGTCGCGCAACCTGAAGCCGCTGCAGACCGCCGGCTGGGTTGCCGTTCGCGCAGGGGACGACGCACGCAGCAACGCACTGGCGCTCACCGCCGCCGGGCGGCGCAAACGCAGCGAAGCGCAGGGACTTTGGAAGAAGGCGCAGTTGCAATTGAACGACACCGTCGGCGTGGACGATGTGATCGCGCTGCACGCACTGATTGATCGCATGAGCGAGGCGCTCGCCAATGACACCACTGACGACAGGAACGCAGCATGA
- a CDS encoding SWIB/MDM2 domain-containing protein encodes MAAAKKPAAKKPAAKKPAAKKPAAKAAAKKPAAKKPAAKPAAKKPAAKKPAAKKPAAKKPAAKKPAAKRKPNAAFMKAMTPSATLAAIIGATPMPRTEVTKKIWDYIKKNKLQDALNKRMINADAKLKELFQKAQVSMFEMTKLVSNHLK; translated from the coding sequence ATGGCAGCCGCCAAGAAACCCGCAGCCAAGAAGCCCGCCGCGAAAAAGCCGGCAGCTAAAAAGCCCGCCGCCAAAGCAGCAGCAAAGAAACCCGCCGCGAAGAAGCCAGCAGCCAAACCGGCAGCCAAGAAGCCGGCCGCGAAAAAACCTGCTGCCAAAAAGCCCGCAGCGAAAAAGCCTGCCGCCAAGAAGCCCGCAGCCAAGCGCAAGCCGAATGCTGCCTTCATGAAGGCGATGACGCCGTCGGCAACGCTGGCCGCCATTATCGGCGCCACGCCGATGCCGCGCACCGAAGTCACCAAGAAAATCTGGGACTACATCAAGAAGAACAAGCTGCAGGACGCCCTCAACAAGCGCATGATCAATGCCGACGCCAAGCTGAAAGAGCTGTTCCAGAAGGCGCAAGTCTCGATGTTCGAAATGACCAAACTGGTCTCGAACCACCTCAAATAA
- a CDS encoding ubiquinone biosynthesis accessory factor UbiJ has translation MIPASLIARALSRLLSHDDAARKLLAAHRGETLQVRTPPFALTLRVTDAGDFAAVEGPAGDNDVSCSVEFPLTSLPLLAQGKEAALRSAKVAGKAALLQDVSKAFSSLPLAAEAELERVVGPILANEAVRFLRALKALGDNARASLHEAGKRYLHDEAQLVAERDDVAKFAADIQRLRIDVQRLQARVAKLA, from the coding sequence ATGATTCCCGCCTCGCTGATCGCCCGTGCCCTCTCCCGTCTGCTCTCGCATGACGACGCTGCCCGCAAGCTGCTGGCGGCGCATCGCGGCGAGACCTTGCAGGTGCGCACGCCACCATTCGCGCTGACGCTTCGCGTCACCGATGCTGGTGATTTCGCTGCCGTTGAGGGTCCTGCCGGCGACAACGACGTGTCGTGCAGCGTCGAATTCCCGCTCACCTCGCTGCCGCTGCTGGCACAGGGCAAGGAGGCCGCTCTGCGCAGCGCCAAAGTCGCCGGCAAGGCGGCGCTGTTGCAGGATGTGTCGAAAGCCTTTTCGTCACTGCCGCTGGCCGCCGAGGCCGAGCTTGAACGTGTGGTCGGGCCGATTCTCGCCAACGAAGCCGTGCGCTTCCTGCGCGCGCTGAAAGCGCTGGGCGACAACGCGCGGGCGAGCCTGCACGAAGCCGGCAAGCGTTACCTGCATGACGAAGCGCAACTGGTCGCCGAGCGCGACGATGTCGCGAAATTCGCCGCTGATATCCAGCGCCTGCGCATAGACGTGCAGCGCCTGCAGGCACGCGTCGCAAAGCTCGCCTGA
- a CDS encoding PaaI family thioesterase, whose amino-acid sequence MKQDASAEATLKRWQDEEAAVRARIFGRGVATREQMAGLTGLQQMQLLLDGKAPAPPISETLDFALIEVAHGRAIFQGKPSPRLLNPMGTVHGGWYATLLDSAVGCAVHTAMPIGRAYTTLELKLNIVKGISLKVPLVRAEGYTVHVGRQTATAEGRLYGADGTLYAHASTTCLVFEMPAEKV is encoded by the coding sequence ATGAAGCAGGATGCAAGTGCAGAAGCAACCCTCAAACGCTGGCAGGACGAAGAGGCGGCGGTGCGTGCGCGCATCTTTGGTCGCGGCGTTGCCACACGCGAGCAGATGGCGGGTCTGACTGGCTTGCAGCAGATGCAGTTGCTGCTTGATGGCAAGGCGCCGGCGCCCCCGATCTCGGAGACGCTGGACTTTGCGCTGATCGAAGTGGCGCACGGTCGCGCGATCTTTCAGGGCAAGCCATCACCGCGCCTGCTGAACCCGATGGGCACCGTGCACGGCGGCTGGTACGCAACGCTGCTGGATTCAGCAGTCGGCTGCGCCGTGCACACCGCCATGCCAATCGGGCGTGCCTATACCACGCTGGAGCTCAAGCTCAACATCGTCAAGGGGATCTCGCTAAAGGTGCCGCTGGTGCGGGCCGAAGGCTACACCGTGCATGTGGGGCGGCAAACGGCTACCGCAGAAGGCCGTCTGTATGGTGCCGATGGCACGCTGTACGCGCACGCGTCAACGACCTGTCTGGTGTTCGAAATGCCTGCGGAAAAGGTCTGA
- a CDS encoding TetR/AcrR family transcriptional regulator — MERKAPRRTKERILEVSLGMFNSFGEPNVTTNAIADEMNISPGNLYYHYRSKDEIVTKIFAQFERELDELFAMGKDRPANVEDTWFWLHLLFEKIWKYRFIYRDLNDLLSKNRIIETHFKTILQNAQKNTERLMNEMRSINQLKATDGEIRAVATNLVMLATYWHSYSYVMNPRKLDEAEAMGHGVFQVMVLLAPYLQGDARLLFEKLASEYR; from the coding sequence ATGGAACGTAAGGCCCCCCGCCGCACCAAGGAGCGCATTCTCGAAGTGTCGCTCGGCATGTTCAATTCGTTCGGTGAGCCGAACGTCACGACCAATGCCATCGCCGACGAGATGAACATCTCGCCCGGCAATCTCTACTACCACTACCGCAGCAAGGACGAGATCGTCACCAAGATCTTCGCGCAGTTCGAGCGCGAGCTTGACGAGCTCTTCGCGATGGGCAAGGACCGTCCGGCGAACGTGGAAGACACTTGGTTCTGGCTGCATCTGCTGTTCGAAAAAATCTGGAAGTACCGCTTCATCTATCGCGATTTGAATGACCTGCTGTCGAAGAACCGCATCATCGAGACGCACTTCAAGACCATCCTGCAGAACGCGCAGAAGAACACGGAGCGGCTGATGAACGAAATGCGTTCGATCAACCAGCTCAAGGCTACCGACGGCGAAATTCGCGCCGTCGCGACCAACCTCGTCATGCTCGCCACCTACTGGCACTCGTATTCGTATGTGATGAACCCGCGCAAGCTCGACGAAGCCGAAGCGATGGGCCACGGCGTGTTTCAGGTCATGGTGCTGCTGGCGCCGTATCTGCAGGGTGACGCACGGTTGCTGTTTGAGAAACTGGCGTCGGAGTATCGTTAA